The segment CGCCCCGTCGGCGACACGGCCGCGGTGCGTCGTCTGCAGCGGCGCATCGCCGATCGCCACCGCGCGGAACGAGGCGTCCGGGGACAGGCCGCGGGCGATGCCGGCCTGGTAGTCCGCGCGCATCTGCTCCAGCGCGCGGGCGGTTTCGTCGACGCCGATGCTGGCGCTGTTGGCGCCGCCGTAGTGGCTGGCACCACCGCGATCCGGGTCGCCGAAGCTGGCCCACTCCAGTGCCATCGCGACCTCGGCCGCATGCAGCGTGGCGTGCGGTTGGCCGGTGACGTAGTCGTGCACCTCGGGGCGCTTGTCGGTCACCAGGTACTCGGCAAAGATCCGGTCCTGCAGTTCGGGCGTGAAGCGCTGGCCCGGATCCAGGCCCAGGCTGGCCACCGCGCTGTCCATGGTGTCCGGGATGATCTGGTACAGACCCACCGCGAAGATTTCGCCGCGATGCTGGCGCGCCTGCACCTCGCCGAGCGTCATGCTGGAAAAGTCGATGGCACGGCTGGAGCCGCGGATGTGCGGCTGGCCGTCGTGGCCGATGTAGGTGCCGCCGTTGTAGTCGTCATAGCCGCGAGCCTGCGATTCGCCGCGGTGGATGAGGTCACGAAGGGGTTGCTGGCTCATGGAGGTCCTTCCCTGGATCGAGTGAGCGGATGTCTGGAGGCGCTGACGATCTCCGGTGCGGTGATCGTCGGTGCGGGTGCCGGTATGCGTCAGTGCGGCGTCGTCCCGGACGTGCCGGCCGGCGCCGGTTCGACCTGCCAGCTGGTGATGCGCAGCTGCGACTGGCCGGCGGGTGCGTTCCAGTCGCGCAGCGGGCCGAAGGTGTTGGCACGCATCACGTCATCTGCATCGCCGTGCCGGAACTGCATCTGGCAATGGCCGTCGCCGCTGCAGGCGCTGAGCTCGGGTATCTCGGTACAGGCGCGGCAGCTGGCCAGTTCCGGATGGGACGAACACAGTTTTTGTGCGTTGCCGCCGACCACGTTGGCCAGGCACTTCGCGTCCGGCAGCGGGCGCCAGCCGTGGTCGAGCATCTGCTTGCGAAAGCTGCCGTAGGCCATGCCGGGGCGCAGCGCACCCTGGGCCACGTTCGTCGGTGCGGAATCGTGGGTCGGGGCGGAGGATCCCGGCGCAGGGGTGCCGGAGGACGGCAGCGGGTGCGCCTGGCAGGCACCGAGGGCCAGCGCCAGCGGGAAGCCAAGCAGGGGGATGAAACGTTTCATGGTGGCGAGCTCCATGCCGGTGGAATCGACGGTCCGTGTGCTGCCGCCATGCAGCGGGTCGACGCTGCGGCAGGCGGCTGCTGCAGAGCATGCCTCAGCCGCCGGCAGCGAAATGCGAGCCAGACCCCGTTGTCGCCGGCTGCCCGGTCTCCCGGTGGATCGCGCGCGCCTGCGCCCGCGTCGCCCCGCAAAGCGGGTGTCCCGGCGCGCCCTTGAGACTTTCCGCGACGCCTGTGGCGATCCCGATGCCGGGTCCGTCACGATGTGCGCGCGGGCCAGTCGACGCCGGCGCGCTTTCGCTGCACTCTTCGATTGCCAGTACTGTGCCAGCGAGGAAATCCACGAGTGAACTGCGCCGTCTCCGACGGATCGTGCGTGCGCCATGGATGAGCATCGGGGCATTCCCGGCTGGCTGCCGGTGGTGGGCTTCGCGCTGATCACCGGCGTTGCGTTGGCCGGTCTGCATGCGACGCGTCAGGAGCCGGTAGCCCAGGCCGCCACGCCTGCGCCCCGCCCCGCCGACGAGCCGATCCTGCCCACCGTGCAGGTGTGGCTGAGCACGGCCGATCGCCGCGAGCTGCTGGCCCGCCAGCCGGACATCGGGATGATCCCGGGCACGGCGCAGCCGGGCGACGTGGTGGTCGACCCGAAAGCGACCTACCAGACCATGACCGGCTTCGGTGCCGCCATCACCGATGCGTCGGCGTGGCTGATCCAGAACCGGATGGACGGCGAGCAGCGTGCGGCCCTGCTGCGGGAGATGTTCGGTCCGCCGCCGGGGCTGAACATGGCCATGACGCGCCTGACCATCGGGGCCTCGGATTTTTCGCCCACGCCGTACACCCTCGACGACATGCCGGCCGGGCAGGTCGATCCGGACCTGGCGCATTTCAACGTCGGCACCAATCTGCACGACCTGATCCCGACCGTGCGCGAGGCGCTGGCGATCAACCCGCAACTGCGGATCGTCGCTTCGCCGTGGAGCCCGCCGGCGTGGATGAAGACCAGCGGCAAGCTGATCGGCGGCGAGCTGCTGCCGCAGTACGAAAGCGCCTATGCCGACTATCTGGTGAAGTACGTCGACACGTTTCGCGGCTACGGCATCCCGATCTTCGCGCTCACCGTGCAGAACGAGCCGGGCTACGAGCCGGGAACCTATCCCGGGATGCTGATGCCGGCGGCAACGCGGACCAGCCTGATCGGGCAGTACCTCGGCCCGGAGCTGGCCAGCCGCCGGCGCCGGGTGCGCATCCTGGCGTGGGACCACAACTGGGACGCGCCGGACCAGCCGCTGGACGTGCTGGCCGATCCGCTGGCCGCGCCCTACGTGTCCGGCGTGGCATGGCACTGCTACGCCGGTACGCCCTCGGTGCAGACCGACGTGCATCGCGCGCATCCGGACAAGGATGCCTACATCACCGAATGCTCGGGCGGCGACTGGGCATCGGCGAAGCACGGCGAGCTGCTTTGGTTCGCGCGCGACCTGCTGCTGGCCGGCATCCGCAACTGGGCGCGCGGCGTCATCTACTGGAACCTGGCGCTGGACGAGAACCACGGTCCGCATGCCGGTGGCTGCGACCTGTGCAAGGGCGTGGTCACCATCGACTCGCAGACCGGTGCGGTGATCCGCAATGACGAGTACTACGCGTTCGCTCATTTCAGCCGTTTCGTGCCGCCGGGCGCGGTGCGGGTGGGTTCCAGCGAGCCGGACAAGGACGTGGTCAACGTGGCGTTCGTGATTCCGGACGACGGCACGCTGGTCATGGTCATGGTCAACAGCCGCACCGAGGCCTATGCGGTGAAGGTGGACCAGGGCGACGTCGGCTTTCGTTACACCATGCCGGCGCAGAGCGTGGCCACCTTTGTCTGGCAGCCGGATCCGGTCGGCAGCTGGGCGAAGCGGCTCAAGCGGTGGCTGGGCGATCTTCGTGCCGTGGTGCCGCACGGCTGAAGCGCCGCGCCCGGCATCGCTCATTCCGTGCGGTGCGATGCGGCGTGCGATGGCTCGCGTGCGTAGTGCGAGGGCGTCATGCCGACGTGGCGACTGAAGGCGATGCTGAAGGTGCTGGCCGAGCTGTAGCCGACGCGCTCGGCGACTTCGGCGACGTTGTTTTCGCGACGACGCAGCAGCTGCTTGGCCAGCGCCATGCGCCAGCCGAGCAGGTAGGCCATCGGCGCCACGCCGACGGTGCGGTTGAAGCGCTCGAAGAAGGCCGAGCGCGACAGCGCGGCCTGTTTCGCCAGCTCTGCCACGGTCCAGCCGCGGGTGGGCTGCGCATGCATGGCGCGGATCGCCATGGCCACGCGCTCGTCGGCCAGCCCGCGGACCAGGCCGGGGGAGGCATCCGTGCCGGCGGTGGAACGCAGCGCCTCGATCAGCAACACCTCGAGCAGGCGGGCCAGCACCACCTCGCGCGCCGGCCGCTGCGCGCGCGATTCCTCGCCCACCAGTTTCGTCAACAGCGCGAGCCGGTGTTCGCCGCGCACGTG is part of the Dyella thiooxydans genome and harbors:
- a CDS encoding AraC family transcriptional regulator, whose product is MTDPLAEVVSLLQPAARFAKTVAGAGQWHVQRSDTGQPFYCLVLEGGCRVAVDEHAPIALEPGDFLLVPAVWGMTMSSLQPPPAGTRSVPVVQAEGVYRIGSEDGPTDLRMLVGHCSFDSPDADLLVSLLPQLVHVRGEHRLALLTKLVGEESRAQRPAREVVLARLLEVLLIEALRSTAGTDASPGLVRGLADERVAMAIRAMHAQPTRGWTVAELAKQAALSRSAFFERFNRTVGVAPMAYLLGWRMALAKQLLRRRENNVAEVAERVGYSSASTFSIAFSRHVGMTPSHYAREPSHAASHRTE
- a CDS encoding glycoside hydrolase family 30 protein; its protein translation is MDEHRGIPGWLPVVGFALITGVALAGLHATRQEPVAQAATPAPRPADEPILPTVQVWLSTADRRELLARQPDIGMIPGTAQPGDVVVDPKATYQTMTGFGAAITDASAWLIQNRMDGEQRAALLREMFGPPPGLNMAMTRLTIGASDFSPTPYTLDDMPAGQVDPDLAHFNVGTNLHDLIPTVREALAINPQLRIVASPWSPPAWMKTSGKLIGGELLPQYESAYADYLVKYVDTFRGYGIPIFALTVQNEPGYEPGTYPGMLMPAATRTSLIGQYLGPELASRRRRVRILAWDHNWDAPDQPLDVLADPLAAPYVSGVAWHCYAGTPSVQTDVHRAHPDKDAYITECSGGDWASAKHGELLWFARDLLLAGIRNWARGVIYWNLALDENHGPHAGGCDLCKGVVTIDSQTGAVIRNDEYYAFAHFSRFVPPGAVRVGSSEPDKDVVNVAFVIPDDGTLVMVMVNSRTEAYAVKVDQGDVGFRYTMPAQSVATFVWQPDPVGSWAKRLKRWLGDLRAVVPHG